In Anaerolineales bacterium, the following are encoded in one genomic region:
- a CDS encoding methyltransferase domain-containing protein produces MSHNEQDIKRQVRQFYDKVGWMEVADGVYQNARYEDLRPVSQEYIQRCHQRVARHLLPTGDLFLDAGSGPIQYPAYVEYSRGYRLRVCADISITALKAARERVGSHGAFVVADISRLPFAPKRFDAVVSLHTIHHLPAEQHLQAYGELHRVLASGRKAVVVNGWSFSPLNNLFERFIAWRKGRKQQAKEILLPEEAELGKGTFVNKNQAAGLKTALGDKMHFDLLVWRSASTNVLRFFIRPEWLGRYWLRLLYGLEEMFPHFFGEKGLYPLVVISK; encoded by the coding sequence ATGAGCCATAACGAGCAAGACATTAAGCGCCAGGTGCGCCAGTTTTATGACAAGGTGGGCTGGATGGAGGTCGCCGACGGCGTATACCAGAACGCACGCTACGAAGATCTGCGTCCGGTGAGCCAGGAGTACATCCAGCGCTGCCACCAGCGGGTGGCTCGCCACCTGCTGCCCACGGGCGACCTGTTCCTGGATGCCGGCTCCGGGCCGATCCAATACCCTGCTTATGTGGAGTACTCGCGCGGCTACCGCTTGCGCGTCTGCGCTGACATTTCGATCACAGCGCTTAAGGCCGCCCGTGAGCGGGTCGGCAGCCACGGCGCCTTTGTGGTCGCCGATATTTCGCGCCTACCCTTTGCGCCTAAGCGTTTTGATGCGGTGGTCTCGCTGCACACCATCCACCACCTGCCGGCCGAGCAGCACCTGCAAGCCTACGGGGAGTTGCATCGTGTCCTGGCGAGCGGGCGCAAAGCCGTAGTGGTCAACGGCTGGAGTTTCTCTCCCTTGAACAACCTGTTTGAGCGCTTTATCGCCTGGCGCAAAGGCCGCAAGCAGCAGGCGAAAGAAATCCTTTTGCCTGAAGAAGCAGAGCTGGGTAAAGGCACCTTTGTTAACAAGAATCAGGCCGCCGGGCTAAAGACTGCCTTAGGCGACAAGATGCACTTTGACCTGCTGGTGTGGCGCAGCGCCAGCACTAATGTGCTGCGCTTCTTTATTCGCCCTGAATGGTTGGGTCGTTACTGGCTGCGCTTGTTGTACGGCCTGGAAGAAATGTTCCCGCACTTTTTTGGCGAAAAGGGCCTGTATCCCCTGGTTGTGATTTCCAAGTAG
- a CDS encoding ABC transporter ATP-binding protein, with the protein MSEYAIRVDGLGKSYALGGKVERYRTLRDSLADMVSWPARMLKGDLRRDAERIWALKDISFDVRQGQVLGVIGRNGAGKSTLLKILSRVTDPSAGYAEINGRVGSLLEVGTGFHPELSGRENIYLNGAVLGMKRREIGAKFDEIVEFSGVSKFIDTAVKHYSSGMYLRLAFSVAAHLEPEILVVDEVLAVGDAEFQRKCLGKMGEVAEAGRTVLFVSHNMSAILRLTEESIVLDKGELVYRAPTSQAVDHYMATGLSQTGERTWPAEEVPADAAPFRPIAMRVKDTAGRVAETVQSPQPVDIEVEYELSQPIQGLRLGIYLQTMRGEVVFTSFDTDDPKDYEKYATRPAGHYVSRVTIPADTLNEGQYVLGLNASAFRVRRYFQDERALAFIVDAMGAPGMQWPEPRQGLVRPKLDWMIEHDGAARA; encoded by the coding sequence ATGAGCGAATACGCCATTCGGGTTGATGGCCTGGGCAAGAGCTATGCCTTGGGCGGCAAAGTAGAGCGCTACCGCACCCTGCGCGACAGCCTGGCGGATATGGTCAGCTGGCCGGCGCGTATGTTGAAGGGCGATTTGCGCCGGGATGCCGAGCGCATTTGGGCCTTGAAAGACATCTCGTTCGATGTGCGCCAGGGGCAGGTTTTGGGCGTGATTGGGCGCAACGGCGCAGGCAAGAGCACGCTGCTCAAGATCCTCTCGCGGGTCACTGACCCCAGCGCCGGCTATGCCGAGATCAACGGCCGGGTCGGCTCCCTGCTTGAGGTGGGCACCGGCTTTCATCCGGAGCTCTCTGGGCGCGAGAACATTTACCTGAATGGCGCGGTGCTGGGTATGAAGCGCCGCGAAATTGGCGCCAAGTTCGACGAGATCGTCGAGTTTTCCGGCGTGTCCAAGTTCATTGATACGGCTGTCAAGCATTATTCCAGCGGGATGTATTTGCGCCTGGCCTTCTCCGTGGCGGCCCATCTGGAGCCGGAGATATTGGTGGTGGACGAAGTGCTGGCGGTGGGCGATGCTGAATTCCAGCGCAAGTGCCTGGGCAAAATGGGTGAAGTGGCCGAGGCGGGCCGCACCGTGTTGTTCGTCAGCCACAACATGTCCGCCATTCTGCGCCTGACCGAAGAATCGATCGTGTTGGACAAAGGCGAGCTGGTCTACCGGGCGCCCACCAGCCAGGCCGTGGACCATTACATGGCCACCGGCCTCTCGCAGACCGGTGAACGCACCTGGCCTGCCGAAGAGGTGCCTGCCGATGCGGCCCCTTTCCGCCCGATTGCCATGCGCGTCAAAGACACCGCCGGCCGGGTGGCCGAGACGGTCCAGTCTCCGCAGCCGGTAGACATCGAAGTCGAATACGAACTCAGCCAGCCGATCCAAGGGCTGCGCCTGGGCATTTACCTGCAAACCATGCGCGGCGAAGTGGTCTTCACTTCCTTCGATACGGACGACCCCAAAGACTATGAGAAATACGCCACGCGTCCCGCCGGCCACTATGTCAGCCGCGTCACCATTCCGGCCGACACGCTGAACGAAGGCCAGTATGTGCTGGGCTTGAACGCCAGCGCGTTCCGCGTGCGCCGCTATTTTCAGGACGAGCGCGCCCTGGCCTTCATCGTGGATGCGATGGGCGCCCCGGGCATGCAGTGGCCGGAGCCGCGCCAGGGTCTGGTGCGGCCCAAGCTGGATTGGATGATCGAGCATGATGGAGCGGCGCGTGCCTAA
- a CDS encoding Gfo/Idh/MocA family oxidoreductase, whose amino-acid sequence MKFLIAGFGSIGRRHFRNLRTLGERDVLFYRTRSSSLPDEELDGFIVETDLQAALAHKPDAVIVANPTALHLDVAIPAAAAGCHLLMEKPISHSLARVAELQAALARGGGQALVGFQYRFHPGLQQAAKFLTSGELGQPLAARAHWGEYLPNWHPWEDYRQGYSARSDLGGGVVLTLSHPFDYLRWLLGDVRALWASTRRSGQLEIEVEDQAEVGLEFASGVLASVHLNYLQQPAAHWLEVICSRGLLHWDAPSGALYVQPAESGAQEFLAPPDFDRNDMFLDEMRHFIAVTHGETTPRCTLEDGIQAQRIVEAVHRSAAEGRRIDLD is encoded by the coding sequence GTGAAATTCCTCATCGCCGGCTTCGGCTCGATCGGGCGCCGCCACTTCCGCAACCTGCGCACGCTGGGCGAAAGGGATGTGCTTTTCTATCGCACGCGCAGCAGCTCATTACCCGATGAAGAGTTGGATGGTTTTATCGTGGAGACGGACCTGCAGGCGGCCCTGGCCCATAAGCCGGATGCGGTCATTGTGGCCAACCCCACTGCCCTGCACCTGGACGTGGCCATTCCGGCCGCTGCCGCCGGCTGCCACCTGTTGATGGAAAAACCCATTTCACATTCGTTGGCACGTGTGGCGGAGCTGCAGGCGGCTCTGGCCCGCGGCGGCGGGCAGGCACTGGTCGGTTTCCAATACCGTTTCCATCCGGGTTTGCAGCAGGCCGCCAAATTCCTCACTTCTGGCGAGCTGGGTCAGCCACTGGCCGCCCGGGCGCACTGGGGTGAATATCTGCCCAACTGGCACCCTTGGGAAGATTACCGCCAGGGTTACAGTGCGCGCAGCGACCTGGGCGGCGGAGTGGTGCTGACCCTCAGCCACCCCTTCGATTACCTGCGCTGGCTGCTGGGTGATGTGCGCGCCCTGTGGGCCAGCACCCGCCGCAGCGGTCAATTGGAGATCGAAGTCGAAGACCAGGCCGAAGTGGGCCTGGAGTTTGCCAGCGGCGTGCTGGCCTCTGTGCATCTGAATTATCTGCAACAGCCAGCAGCCCACTGGCTGGAAGTGATTTGTAGCCGCGGGCTGCTGCATTGGGACGCGCCCAGCGGAGCGCTATATGTGCAGCCCGCCGAAAGTGGCGCTCAGGAATTCCTGGCGCCGCCCGACTTTGATCGCAATGATATGTTTCTGGACGAAATGCGCCACTTCATTGCCGTCACCCACGGCGAAACCACGCCGCGCTGTACGCTGGAGGATGGCATTCAGGCTCAACGGATCGTCGAGGCGGTGCATCGTTCGGCGGCTGAAGGCCGCCGTATTGACCTGGACTGA
- the pseB gene encoding UDP-N-acetylglucosamine 4,6-dehydratase (inverting) has translation MDWTKQVVLVTGGTGSFGKACIRLLLDEYKPAKVIVFSRDELKQHEMRMAGFDQPNLRYFIGDVRDQDRLTRAMDGVTIVIHAAALKQVPACEYNPMEAIKTNILGTANVVEAALATGVHKVLALSTDKAVSPVNLYGATKLAAEKLTVQSNAYSGERPTRFSCVRYGNVVGSRGSVVPLFLKQRAAGKLSITDERMTRFWLSLEQGVRFVLKSIELMQGGEVFVPKLPSTTITDLARAMAPEAELDVIGIRPGEKLHEVLISEDEARTAVELDDMYVLQPAQGPWFVRSWDGKGKPLPDGFHYASNENDQVLNVSEIQDIVAPIAAEWQAGKLG, from the coding sequence ATGGATTGGACAAAACAAGTCGTACTGGTTACCGGCGGGACGGGCTCATTTGGCAAGGCCTGCATCCGCCTGTTGTTGGATGAATACAAACCGGCCAAGGTGATCGTTTTTAGCCGGGATGAGCTGAAGCAGCATGAAATGCGCATGGCTGGCTTTGACCAGCCCAACTTGCGCTATTTCATTGGCGATGTGCGCGACCAGGACCGCCTGACCCGCGCCATGGACGGCGTCACCATTGTCATTCACGCCGCGGCGCTGAAGCAGGTGCCGGCCTGCGAGTACAACCCAATGGAAGCGATCAAGACCAATATTCTGGGCACCGCCAACGTAGTCGAGGCCGCCCTGGCCACCGGCGTGCACAAGGTGCTGGCGCTGAGTACCGACAAAGCGGTCAGCCCGGTCAACTTGTACGGGGCCACCAAGCTGGCTGCCGAGAAGCTGACCGTGCAGAGCAACGCCTATTCCGGCGAGCGCCCGACGCGTTTCAGCTGCGTGCGCTACGGCAATGTGGTCGGCAGCCGCGGTTCGGTAGTGCCACTCTTTTTAAAGCAGCGCGCTGCCGGCAAACTGAGCATCACCGACGAGCGTATGACGCGCTTCTGGCTCTCGTTGGAGCAGGGCGTGCGCTTTGTGTTGAAGTCGATCGAATTGATGCAGGGCGGTGAGGTCTTTGTGCCTAAACTTCCCAGCACGACCATTACCGACCTGGCGCGCGCCATGGCCCCTGAGGCTGAGCTGGATGTGATCGGCATTCGTCCCGGCGAGAAACTGCATGAAGTGCTGATTTCCGAGGACGAAGCGCGCACCGCGGTGGAATTGGACGATATGTACGTACTGCAGCCCGCCCAAGGGCCCTGGTTTGTGCGTTCCTGGGATGGCAAAGGCAAGCCGCTGCCGGATGGCTTCCACTACGCCAGCAATGAGAACGACCAGGTCCTGAATGTGAGCGAGATCCAGGATATTGTGGCCCCCATCGCGGCTGAATGGCAGGCGGGCAAACTGGGATGA
- a CDS encoding SDR family oxidoreductase — translation MTRILVTGVSGLLGSNLALAAAPRYEVVGVVHRQGLHNPGFETVQADLLDLDGLGPLLDAVQPDWVVNCAALANLNQAEQQPQLARRLNTEMPGRLAAEAAARGLRLVHISTDAVFDGSKGNYRETDGPKPLSVYAQSKRMAELAVKSAHPGAILARTVFFGWSVNGQQSLAEFFYNNLSAGQSVQGHTDRRFCPLLVTDLAELLLEMLDKDLNGIYHVASADSITKYEFGLALAERFGLDPSSIEPAESTAHNPAAKRSPDLSLNTSRLVGALGRRPPSIARGIEGLHAQLENGHRLRLRAMAESQPQEG, via the coding sequence ATGACCCGCATCCTGGTGACCGGCGTCAGCGGCCTGCTGGGCAGCAACCTGGCCCTGGCCGCTGCGCCGCGTTATGAAGTGGTGGGCGTGGTACACCGCCAAGGGCTGCACAACCCTGGCTTTGAAACCGTGCAGGCAGACCTGTTGGATCTAGATGGCTTGGGCCCCCTGCTGGACGCCGTGCAGCCGGACTGGGTGGTGAATTGCGCCGCCCTGGCCAACCTGAACCAGGCCGAGCAGCAGCCGCAGCTGGCCCGGCGGCTGAACACCGAGATGCCCGGCCGCCTGGCGGCTGAAGCGGCCGCCCGCGGCCTGCGCCTGGTGCACATCTCCACTGATGCCGTCTTTGACGGCAGCAAGGGCAACTACCGCGAGACGGACGGCCCCAAGCCGCTCAGCGTTTATGCACAGAGCAAACGCATGGCTGAATTGGCGGTCAAGTCTGCCCACCCGGGAGCGATCTTGGCCCGCACAGTATTTTTTGGCTGGAGTGTGAATGGCCAGCAAAGCCTGGCCGAGTTCTTTTATAACAACCTCTCCGCTGGGCAATCTGTGCAGGGCCACACCGACCGGCGCTTTTGTCCGCTGCTGGTCACCGACCTAGCCGAACTCTTGCTGGAGATGTTGGATAAAGACCTGAATGGCATTTATCACGTGGCCAGCGCCGATTCGATCACCAAGTATGAATTCGGCCTGGCGCTTGCCGAACGGTTTGGTTTGGATCCCAGCTCGATCGAGCCTGCCGAGAGCACGGCGCACAATCCGGCCGCTAAACGCTCCCCCGACCTGAGCCTGAACACCAGCCGGCTGGTGGGAGCACTGGGCCGCCGCCCGCCCAGCATTGCCCGGGGCATTGAAGGTTTACACGCCCAGCTAGAGAACGGCCACCGCCTGCGCCTGCGGGCCATGGCCGAATCCCAGCCGCAGGAAGGATGA
- a CDS encoding glycosyltransferase family protein, translating to MAARVVAIVQARMGSSRLPGKVLADLGGQPALAWVTRRAARAQCIDQVVVATSTDEQDDAIAEFCQAAGLPCTRGSLHDVLDRFHQAAEESRAEIVVRLTGDCPLIDPSILDDNLGVFLAAQPGLDFAANRLPGQPRSIPIGLDAEYCTRAALDAAWREAKAPHQREHVMPFLYENPQRFNILHMEHHPSYGQYRWTLDTPEDLQLLREVATHFADDAFSWLDVIRLFEQQPHLAQINAAVPHKSQYDVDPRQ from the coding sequence ATGGCCGCGCGCGTCGTGGCGATCGTACAGGCCCGCATGGGCTCCAGCCGGCTGCCGGGCAAGGTGCTGGCTGACCTGGGCGGCCAGCCGGCCTTGGCCTGGGTCACCCGCCGGGCGGCGCGCGCCCAGTGCATAGACCAGGTGGTGGTGGCCACCTCCACTGATGAGCAAGACGACGCCATCGCTGAATTTTGCCAGGCGGCCGGGCTGCCCTGTACACGCGGCAGCCTGCACGACGTGCTGGATCGCTTCCACCAGGCCGCCGAAGAAAGCCGGGCCGAGATCGTCGTGCGTCTGACCGGCGATTGCCCGTTGATCGATCCCAGCATACTGGACGACAACCTGGGAGTCTTTCTGGCGGCCCAACCCGGGCTGGACTTCGCCGCCAATCGCCTGCCCGGCCAGCCGCGCAGCATCCCGATCGGCCTGGACGCCGAGTACTGCACCCGTGCCGCCCTGGATGCGGCCTGGCGCGAAGCCAAAGCGCCGCACCAGCGCGAGCATGTCATGCCGTTCTTGTACGAGAATCCGCAGCGCTTCAATATTCTGCATATGGAGCATCACCCCAGCTATGGCCAGTACCGTTGGACGCTGGATACGCCTGAGGACCTGCAGCTGCTGCGCGAGGTGGCGACGCACTTTGCGGATGATGCTTTTTCCTGGTTGGACGTGATCCGCTTGTTCGAGCAGCAGCCGCACTTGGCCCAAATCAACGCCGCCGTGCCGCACAAAAGCCAATATGATGTAGACCCACGCCAATGA
- a CDS encoding glycosyltransferase family 2 protein, whose protein sequence is MRVGQNPVKSIEEIAPPAPVTVVVIAYIPFLSGYYAESLDVLKLCLGSLRANTPQGEYDLLVFDNGSCAEVREYLLAEQAAQRIQHLWLSERNLGKPAAWNAALAAAPGEIVAYADSDVYFYPGWLQASVETLRAFPKLGMVTAMPMLIPEKYSTTTLAWAKQQSGVKLERGELLPWEDFWRHARSLGDSEAQAGEFYAQNKAVRLSAKGRSYYLGAAHFQFTAPKAALQAVLPIPAQRPMGRVRFLDEAMNQAGYLRLCTVGWHVQHMGNTLPRPQDLLEAPAGLADRAEKPATLSSFWRSGLVRRLLQRIHGWSFDKLHRS, encoded by the coding sequence ATGCGCGTCGGACAGAATCCGGTCAAGTCTATCGAAGAGATCGCCCCGCCCGCTCCAGTGACGGTGGTCGTCATTGCCTATATCCCCTTTCTGAGCGGGTATTACGCGGAAAGCTTGGATGTGCTCAAGCTGTGTCTGGGCAGCCTGCGCGCCAATACCCCGCAAGGCGAATACGATCTACTCGTTTTTGATAATGGCAGCTGTGCTGAAGTGCGCGAATATTTGCTGGCCGAACAGGCCGCCCAACGCATCCAGCATTTGTGGCTGTCTGAGCGCAACCTGGGCAAGCCAGCCGCCTGGAATGCGGCTTTGGCGGCCGCGCCGGGCGAGATCGTGGCTTATGCCGACAGCGATGTGTATTTCTATCCGGGTTGGCTGCAGGCCAGCGTGGAAACTCTGCGAGCCTTTCCCAAGCTGGGTATGGTCACCGCCATGCCGATGCTCATCCCAGAGAAGTACTCCACCACCACGCTGGCCTGGGCCAAACAACAGTCCGGGGTGAAGCTGGAACGCGGCGAGCTGCTGCCCTGGGAAGACTTTTGGCGGCATGCCCGCAGCCTGGGCGATAGCGAGGCGCAGGCCGGCGAGTTCTATGCCCAAAACAAAGCCGTCCGCCTCAGCGCAAAAGGGCGATCATATTATCTGGGCGCGGCGCACTTCCAGTTCACCGCGCCCAAGGCGGCCTTGCAGGCGGTGTTACCCATCCCCGCACAGCGGCCGATGGGACGCGTGCGCTTCCTGGACGAGGCCATGAACCAGGCGGGCTACCTGCGCCTGTGTACGGTCGGTTGGCACGTGCAGCACATGGGCAACACACTGCCGCGCCCCCAGGATTTGTTGGAAGCACCTGCCGGCCTGGCGGACCGCGCCGAAAAACCTGCCACTTTATCGAGTTTTTGGCGTTCCGGCCTGGTGCGCAGACTATTGCAAAGGATCCATGGTTGGAGCTTTGACAAGCTCCACCGCAGCTAA
- a CDS encoding sulfotransferase: MSNRIQRALRVLLTGKSESGTLREVPPIHSEDLAEIRQFFPMPKFFIFGHARSGTTLLARLVRVHPDVHCNWQAHFFTRPPLLSGILADKKYEDWLARRSNRWNRGRDMSPVALRAMSDYILERDALREGKRVVGDKSPNVLLGGKAVSEMHRLYPDGSLINIVRDGRDTLISHRFQNFIDGVQFLNKADLKLRDEFAKNPEPFFAGERSVFTPQAVKNMAKSWAENVSETDKLGHQLYGARYFSLRYEDLLARPYEMLSKLWSFLGVNPDTMEARVQAEMGENPDADWQSQKAPDLAALLEKGKRGSWKQLFTERDKQLFKEAAGAVLQTWGYEQGGDW; encoded by the coding sequence ATGAGTAATCGCATTCAACGCGCCCTGCGCGTGCTGCTCACCGGCAAAAGTGAATCCGGGACGCTGCGCGAAGTCCCTCCCATCCACTCTGAGGACCTGGCCGAAATTCGCCAGTTCTTTCCAATGCCCAAGTTCTTCATTTTTGGGCACGCGCGCTCCGGCACTACCTTGCTGGCCCGCCTGGTACGCGTGCACCCGGACGTGCACTGCAACTGGCAGGCGCATTTCTTCACCCGCCCGCCGCTGCTCAGTGGCATCCTGGCCGACAAGAAATACGAAGACTGGTTGGCACGACGCAGCAACCGCTGGAACCGCGGCCGGGATATGTCGCCGGTCGCCCTGCGGGCGATGAGCGACTACATCCTCGAACGCGACGCCTTGCGCGAGGGCAAGCGGGTGGTGGGCGACAAGAGCCCCAATGTGCTGCTGGGCGGCAAAGCCGTCAGCGAGATGCACCGCCTGTACCCGGACGGCAGCCTGATCAACATCGTACGAGACGGGCGCGACACACTGATCTCGCATCGCTTCCAAAACTTTATCGACGGCGTCCAATTCCTCAATAAAGCGGATCTGAAACTGCGTGATGAGTTTGCCAAAAACCCGGAGCCGTTCTTTGCCGGCGAGCGTTCCGTGTTCACGCCCCAGGCGGTTAAGAACATGGCCAAGAGCTGGGCCGAAAACGTCAGTGAAACCGATAAATTAGGACACCAGTTGTATGGAGCGCGCTATTTTTCGCTGCGCTATGAGGATTTATTGGCGCGACCCTACGAAATGCTCTCCAAATTGTGGAGTTTCCTAGGTGTGAACCCGGACACCATGGAAGCCCGTGTGCAGGCCGAGATGGGCGAGAACCCGGATGCGGACTGGCAGAGCCAAAAGGCGCCAGACTTGGCGGCTTTGTTGGAAAAGGGCAAGCGCGGTTCTTGGAAACAGTTGTTCACTGAGAGGGACAAACAATTGTTCAAGGAAGCCGCCGGCGCTGTGCTGCAAACTTGGGGCTATGAGCAAGGCGGGGATTGGTAG
- a CDS encoding N-acetylneuraminate synthase family protein — protein sequence MEITIQGRKIGLQHPTYFIADIAANHDGSLQRAVELIRLAKEAGADAAKFQNFQAPKIVSDYGFRSLDGQIGHQAAWTKSVVEVYAEASIPFEWTPTLKEACEEFDIHYFSSPYDYDAIEMLDPYVPAYKAGSSLISWPQAILRMAEFGKPVMIATGDSDMADVERTMEMLLAVNRQVVLMQCNTNYTAAEGNYDHLHLNVLKTYAERWPNVILGLSDHTQSAAPVVGAVALGARVIERHFTDSNERDGPDHKFALNPQNWAHMVAEVRILERALGSAEKFVAENEKETYIVQRHCLRAARQIKAGEVFSEDMLEVLRPATPGALMAWDIPQVLGRKAAADLPYGKDIRPEDLA from the coding sequence ATGGAGATCACCATTCAGGGCCGCAAGATCGGCCTGCAGCACCCCACCTATTTCATCGCCGACATTGCTGCCAACCATGATGGCAGCCTGCAGCGCGCCGTTGAGCTGATCCGCCTGGCCAAAGAAGCCGGGGCCGATGCGGCCAAGTTCCAGAACTTCCAGGCTCCCAAGATCGTCTCCGATTATGGCTTTCGCTCGCTGGATGGCCAGATCGGCCACCAGGCGGCCTGGACCAAGAGCGTGGTCGAGGTCTACGCCGAGGCCTCGATCCCTTTCGAGTGGACGCCGACGCTGAAGGAAGCCTGTGAGGAATTTGATATCCATTATTTTTCCTCTCCGTATGACTACGATGCGATTGAGATGCTCGACCCCTATGTGCCGGCTTACAAAGCCGGCTCCAGCCTGATCTCCTGGCCGCAGGCCATCCTGCGCATGGCCGAGTTCGGCAAGCCAGTCATGATCGCCACCGGCGATTCCGATATGGCTGATGTGGAACGCACCATGGAGATGCTGCTGGCGGTCAACCGGCAGGTGGTGCTGATGCAGTGCAACACCAATTACACCGCTGCGGAGGGCAACTACGACCACTTGCACCTCAACGTGCTCAAGACCTATGCCGAACGCTGGCCGAATGTGATCCTGGGCCTCTCCGACCATACCCAGAGCGCCGCCCCCGTGGTGGGCGCCGTGGCGCTGGGTGCCCGCGTGATCGAGCGCCACTTTACCGACAGCAACGAGCGCGACGGCCCCGATCACAAATTTGCGCTCAACCCGCAGAATTGGGCCCACATGGTCGCCGAAGTGCGCATTTTGGAGCGCGCCCTCGGCTCGGCCGAAAAGTTTGTGGCCGAGAACGAGAAGGAAACCTACATCGTGCAGCGCCACTGCCTGCGGGCGGCGCGCCAGATCAAGGCGGGCGAAGTCTTCAGCGAAGATATGCTCGAGGTGCTGCGCCCGGCCACTCCCGGCGCACTGATGGCCTGGGACATCCCCCAGGTGCTGGGCAGGAAAGCCGCCGCCGACCTGCCTTACGGCAAAGATATCCGCCCGGAGGATCTGGCCTAG
- a CDS encoding glycosyltransferase — MKVLYFSRSYTPHDHRFLAAIQQGGGQAVFLRLPGEGGSEPRALPAGVQALAWRGSLPAALDEAQPDLLHAGPLDDCAYLAARSRFHPLVAMSWGSDILWTARRNGLKRLRVRKSLRAANALIGDCAVVRQAAENYGMPADKIVTFPWGIDLQAFNPHNSDGGLRARLGWRDNFVLLHLRSWEAVYDPLTVARAFVLAARQQPRLRLLMPGSGRLEGRLHAIFARAGLQERVRLPGRLSQTELPEYYRAADLYLSASLSDGSSVSLMEALASGLPALVSDIPGNREWVQPGEQGWLFPAGKPEVLAERILRAAAAKELAGMAAAARRTAEQRADWAHNQQGLFEAYRLAMQGPR, encoded by the coding sequence ATGAAGGTCTTGTACTTCAGCCGCAGCTACACGCCGCATGACCACCGTTTCCTGGCCGCCATCCAACAAGGCGGCGGCCAGGCGGTTTTTTTGCGACTGCCCGGCGAGGGCGGCAGCGAGCCGCGCGCCCTGCCTGCCGGAGTGCAAGCCCTGGCCTGGCGCGGCAGCCTGCCGGCCGCGCTGGACGAGGCCCAGCCTGACCTGCTGCACGCCGGCCCGCTGGATGACTGCGCCTACCTGGCGGCGCGCAGCCGCTTTCACCCGTTGGTGGCCATGTCCTGGGGATCTGATATTTTGTGGACCGCCCGGCGCAACGGCTTGAAACGCCTGCGCGTGCGCAAAAGTTTGCGGGCGGCCAATGCGCTGATCGGTGATTGCGCCGTAGTGCGCCAAGCGGCGGAAAACTACGGCATGCCTGCTGATAAGATCGTCACCTTTCCCTGGGGCATTGATCTGCAAGCCTTCAACCCGCACAACAGCGACGGCGGCCTGCGCGCCCGCCTGGGCTGGAGGGACAACTTTGTGCTGCTGCACTTGCGCAGTTGGGAAGCCGTCTACGACCCCCTAACGGTGGCGCGCGCCTTTGTGCTGGCTGCCCGCCAGCAGCCGCGCCTGCGCCTGCTGATGCCGGGCAGCGGCCGCCTGGAAGGGCGGCTGCACGCCATTTTTGCGCGGGCCGGCCTGCAGGAGCGCGTGCGCCTGCCCGGACGCCTGAGCCAAACTGAACTGCCCGAGTATTACCGGGCGGCTGACTTGTATTTGAGCGCTTCGCTCAGCGACGGTTCCTCGGTTTCGCTGATGGAAGCGCTGGCCAGCGGTCTGCCCGCGCTGGTTTCCGACATCCCGGGCAACCGCGAATGGGTACAGCCCGGCGAGCAAGGCTGGCTCTTCCCGGCCGGCAAGCCCGAGGTGTTGGCTGAGCGCATCCTGCGGGCCGCCGCGGCCAAAGAGCTGGCCGGCATGGCTGCTGCAGCACGGCGCACTGCGGAGCAGCGCGCCGACTGGGCGCACAATCAGCAAGGCTTGTTTGAGGCCTATCGCCTTGCAATGCAGGGGCCGCGCTGA